A portion of the Celeribacter baekdonensis genome contains these proteins:
- a CDS encoding c-type cytochrome: MFNTMTITKVVGGLCGTFLIFLFANWAGTSIYSMGGAGHDGEHAQAYVIATGEEDAAPAEEVVQVSFDELLASADVAKGEKVFSKCKACHKVDGTNGTGPHLDGVFERVVASVDGFTYSDGMMAHGGAWTPDALNEFLLNPKGVVSGTKMSFAGLPKIEDRANLVAYLQSISG, encoded by the coding sequence ATGTTCAACACTATGACCATCACCAAGGTCGTCGGCGGCCTTTGCGGCACCTTCTTGATCTTCCTCTTTGCCAATTGGGCTGGGACCTCCATCTACTCGATGGGCGGCGCTGGTCATGATGGCGAACACGCCCAAGCCTATGTCATCGCGACAGGCGAAGAAGATGCCGCCCCGGCAGAAGAGGTGGTCCAAGTGAGCTTTGACGAGCTTTTGGCCTCTGCTGACGTTGCGAAAGGCGAAAAAGTCTTTTCCAAATGCAAGGCCTGCCACAAAGTGGACGGCACCAACGGCACCGGTCCGCACCTTGATGGCGTGTTCGAGCGTGTCGTCGCAAGCGTCGATGGGTTCACCTACTCCGACGGCATGATGGCCCACGGTGGCGCCTGGACACCCGATGCGCTCAACGAATTTCTGCTCAACCCGAAAGGCGTTGTTTCGGGCACCAAAATGTCTTTCGCAGGTCTGCCGAAGATCGAAGATCGCGCCAATCTCGTGGCCTATCTTCAGTCGATCTCTGGCTGA
- a CDS encoding SRPBCC family protein: MKFSTRQDIEAPAEFVFERLVDFEGLERQAMRRGINVNRKSPSQPRGVGAGWTLKVPFRGKLRDLVAEIREYDAPNGLMVDAKSGGLDMILTADLLALSPQRTRMTLGYDVRPNTLSARILVQSVKFAKGTLQKRFETRVSKFCDHLADEYLGASKR; the protein is encoded by the coding sequence ATGAAATTTTCGACCCGTCAGGACATTGAAGCACCGGCAGAATTTGTCTTTGAACGCCTTGTTGATTTTGAGGGCTTGGAGCGTCAGGCGATGCGGCGTGGCATCAACGTCAACCGTAAATCGCCCAGCCAGCCGCGTGGGGTTGGTGCCGGTTGGACGTTGAAAGTTCCGTTTCGAGGGAAATTGCGCGATTTGGTCGCTGAAATCCGCGAATATGATGCGCCCAACGGTTTGATGGTCGACGCGAAATCAGGTGGGTTGGACATGATTTTGACCGCTGATCTTTTGGCACTTTCGCCGCAGCGCACGCGTATGACGCTTGGCTATGACGTGCGTCCGAACACATTGTCGGCGCGGATTCTGGTTCAGTCGGTGAAATTCGCAAAGGGCACATTGCAAAAGCGGTTTGAAACCCGCGTTTCAAAATTTTGCGACCATTTGGCGGATGAGTACCTAGGCGCGTCCAAAAGATAA
- the nudC gene encoding NAD(+) diphosphatase, which produces MTQLTPWEAEVAATARGILEWHGRHRFCANCGAPTKMSDGGWRRDCAACSAHHFPRTDPVVIMLVTHGNSVLLGRNAAWPEGMYSLLAGFMEPGEPIEAAVRREVLEESGVVIGAVDYVASQPWPFPASLMIGCRAEALTREITLDPNELEDALWVTREELSVAMAGLSDKIRPARKGALAQFLLTKWLADCWE; this is translated from the coding sequence ATGACCCAGTTGACCCCTTGGGAGGCTGAGGTCGCGGCAACGGCACGCGGTATTTTGGAATGGCACGGGCGGCATAGGTTTTGTGCCAATTGCGGTGCGCCCACAAAGATGTCCGATGGTGGTTGGCGGCGCGACTGTGCGGCCTGCTCGGCGCACCATTTTCCGCGTACGGATCCTGTGGTGATCATGTTGGTGACCCATGGAAATTCCGTACTTTTGGGCCGCAATGCAGCCTGGCCCGAAGGGATGTATTCGCTTTTGGCCGGGTTCATGGAACCGGGCGAGCCGATTGAGGCCGCCGTACGGCGCGAGGTTTTGGAAGAATCGGGGGTGGTCATTGGCGCGGTCGACTATGTCGCCAGTCAGCCATGGCCCTTTCCCGCCTCGTTGATGATTGGCTGTCGGGCTGAGGCGTTGACGCGCGAGATCACGCTGGATCCCAATGAGCTTGAGGATGCGCTTTGGGTGACCCGCGAGGAGCTATCTGTTGCGATGGCCGGGCTGTCCGATAAAATTCGCCCGGCCCGAAAAGGCGCATTGGCGCAATTTCTTCTGACCAAGTGGCTTGCAGACTGTTGGGAATAA